GACCAGCAGGGAAGACGTCCGCGACAAGGCCGAGAGGGTGAGGGAGATAGCGGAGGAGAGGGGCATAAACCTCCGCCGCGTGGTATCAATCTCCGCGAAGCTGGGGGAGCTTGAGGAGCTTTACGGTGCACTCGAGGATGCCGTGCTGACCCTGCCAAAGTACGGGGCCTTTGAGATAAGGGTGGGCGAGCCGGAGAAGGTGCCGCAGGTCATGGCCCTGATAAACGCCATCGGCGAGGTTCTAAACGTGGAATACGGCGAGGAGACCAGAATAGAGGCCTACATACAGACGGGGATGATAAAGGAGCTGACGAGGCTCGGCGTGGGGATACGGAGATTAAACCAGCCCCACAAGGGCGAAGGCCTTAAAGATGGCCAGTGAGAGTATCACTGCCGTGAGGGGGGTCGCGACCCACCCGAAGACTATATCCCTGATAACCGATTTCTCAACGCCCCGGCCGGCGAGGAGGCCCACTCCCACCACGCCCCCGACTATGGACTGGCTCGAGCTTACCGGAAGGCCGAAGAAGTTGGCGAGGCTGACTGCGATGGCGGAGCCAAACTGGGCGGCGAAGGCTGAGATCGGGCCAAGGGCCGTTATCTTCTTCCCAACGGTGTTCATCACCGCGTAGCTGAAGGTGAGGGCACCGAGGGAGAGCGCTATCGCCCCGAATATCCCGGCCACCTTCGGCTCCATGAAGCCCGCGCCGACGAGGGGTCCGGAGGCGTTGGCCACCTCGTTGGTTCCGAAGTTGAAGGCCATGTAGGAGCCGCCGAGTATCGCCAGGGCCTTGTAGAGGGATTCGACAGTCGAGACGCTCCTGATCCTCGACACCACCAGAGAATAGAACCTGTACAGAACTATCGCAAGCAGACCCGAGAGCACGGGGGGAGACGACCCATGCGGCGGCGATTTTGGTGAGGGTGTACCAGTTCACAGGGGCGTGGGTGGCTAGGCCGACTCCGATGACGCCCCCGACTATGGCCTGGGTCGTGGAGACCGGGAGCCCCTTGACCGTCGCTATCGTGACCCAGACCCCCGCCGCGAGGAGGGCTATGACGGCCATCTCCATCGTGAGGTAGCCCTCCGGCACTATGCCCTTCCCGACGGTCTTCATAACCTTGTATCCCCTGAGGTAGGCCCCCATGAGGACGAATATTGCTATCGTGAGCGTGGCCTGGCGGAAGCTCAGTATTCCAGCCCCAACCGCGGTGCCCATGGAGTTGGCGGAATCGTTGGAGCCTATGTTCCAGGCAATGTAGAAAGCCACCGCAACAGCCGCCACCGCCAGGCCATCCATTTTAACCACCACTATATAGACTATATACCTGCGTGGGGTTTGCGGACTTAAAAATTTAGCGGGCGAACTTTTTTCGAGAAACGATGACCGCTTTTTACCATTGACGACTGACAACGTTCACGCCTACCCAAAGACAGCTGCCGAAGGGAGCTTAAGCCAATACCGAAACTTAAATAAATGCATTGGATGAATAAACTTTGACAAATTTAAGGAGGCAGAGAAGATGATCGAGATTCGTTTTCACGGTAGAGGTGGACAGGGTGCCGTTACCGCTGCCAACATACTAGCCTCAGCTGCTTTCCTTGAGGGCAAGTACGTCCAGGCGTTCCCGTTCTTCGGTGTTGAGAGGCGTGGAGCGCCGGTTACGGCTTTCACCAGGATCGACGAGAAGCCGATAAGGATCAAGACCCAGATCTACGAGCCGGACATAGTGGTCGTCCTCGACCCGAGCCTTCTCGACACCGTCGACGTTACCGCCGGTCTCAAGGACGGCGGAATAGTCATCGTCAACACCGAGAAGAGCAAGGAGGAGGTCCTTGAGAAGCTCAAGAAGAAGCCGGCCAAGCTCGCCCTCGTTGACGCCACCACCATAGCCCTCGACGTCCTCGGACTGCCGATCACCAACACCTCGATCCTCGGTGCGGTCTCCAAGGCCACCGGTGTCGTCAGCCTCGAGCACGTCCAGAAGGCCA
This genomic window from Thermococcus celericrescens contains:
- a CDS encoding pyruvate/ketoisovalerate ferredoxin oxidoreductase subunit gamma; translation: MIEIRFHGRGGQGAVTAANILASAAFLEGKYVQAFPFFGVERRGAPVTAFTRIDEKPIRIKTQIYEPDIVVVLDPSLLDTVDVTAGLKDGGIVIVNTEKSKEEVLEKLKKKPAKLALVDATTIALDVLGLPITNTSILGAVSKATGVVSLEHVQKAIQDVFSGALGEKNAKAAEEAFNKTVIYEL